From the genome of Thauera chlorobenzoica:
GGGGACGACAGGCGAGGGGGCCGCGTTCGTGCAGTGCGCGCCCTGCCACGCGGTGAGTGCGGGCGGGGCGCACGGAGTCGGGCCCAACCTCTACGGCGTGTTCGGCGGCGATATCGCCGCCGCCCCCGGCTTCGTCTTTTCGCGCGCACTGAAAAAACGCCCAGGGCGCTGGACCGAAGCCGAACTGCACCAGTGGCTGGAAGATCCGCAGGCCTACGCGCCGGGCACCAAGATGGCCTATGCCGGGCTGAAGGATCCCGTGGCGCGCCAGGCGGTGATCGATTACCTCAAGGCCCGGCGCTGAGGCGCCCGGGCAAAGCCGATTTTTCCCGATCAACGGCCGTTTCCGGCCCGGAGGACCTCATGAAATTCCCTACCCTATCCGCCTCGCTTGCCGCCTGCGCACTGTCGAGCGCGGCGATCGCCGACGATGCCGCTGATTTCGATGCCGCGCTCGCAGAGCGCTATCGCGCGGTCGAAGCGGCGATCGAGGCGCGCGACGGTGCGCGCTGGTTCCGCGAACTCTACGACGACGACATCGTGCTGACCGGCGAAGGCAGCCCGGCGGCGGTCCGCGGGCGCGCGGCGCTGATGCCGGTGATCGCCGAGATCGTCAGGACCACGCGCAGCTGCACCTTGACCCCCGACCCGGCGCGCGGACAGTCCGGTGCGCTGGGGTATTCGTTCGTGACCTACGACTGCGCGCCGGACGACGCCTCCGCACCCCGCTATCAGGTGCGGGCGTTGTTCGTCTGGGCGCGCAAGGTGCAGGGCTGGCGGGTGGTTGCGGAAACCTACCTGATGGGGCGGATGTAAGGCGGCGGTCGCGCAGCGGCAGTGCCGCTGCGCGACCGGTGTTGGCGGGCTGTATCGCGTCCGCTACAACTGCGCACAAATCGGCACATTTCACCAAAAGGCGGTTTACACCGCGGGTCTAGTCTAGCGGCATTCACCGGTCCGCGAGGCTGGCGAAGAGGACGAAGAGGGCGACGTTCATCGACCGACGGGCGGGGAGGGTGCCGGCAGCATGCGGGCTCTCGTCCGAACAAAATCAAAGAGAAGAGGAGACATCCATGAAGTTCTTCAAGCTGACTGCGCTCGCCTGCGCATTGCTGGCCGGGCCTGCCGCCATGGCTGCCGATGCCGCCAGCCTGGGCAAGGAGCTCACCCCGCTCGGTGGCGAACGCGCGGCCAACAGCGACGGCAGCATTCCGGCGTGGGACGAGGGCGGCGCGCTGAAGCCAGGCTGGACCTACGGCCAGCCGCGGGGCGACTTCTTCAAGTACAAGGACGACAAGCCGCTGTTCACGATCGACGCCTCGAACGCCGACAAGTACGCCGACAAGCTCAGCGAAGGCCAGATCGCGGTGATGAAGGCGTTCAAGAACTACAAGCTGGAGGTCTACCCGAGCCGGCGCTACTGCTCGTCGCCCGATTTCGTCCAGGCCAACACCAAGGCCAACGTCGGCAGCGCAAAGATCGGCGCCGACGGCTGGAGTCTGGCCGAAGCGACCGTGCCCGGCGTCCCCTTCCCGCTGCCCAAGAGCGGCATCGAAGTGCTGTGGAACGCCAAGATGAAGTACGCCGGCGTGGGGCTCGACATGAAGGCGCTGTGGATCATGCTCTCGCCGCGCAGCAGCGGCGGCGACTGGATCGAGGCCGGCTCCACCCAGGCCTATTACTATCCCTGGGGCAAGAAGGGCTCGCACAAGCTGAGCGAGCTGCCGCCGGTGGAGTACCACACCTACTTCAACTACACCTCGCCGACCGCGCTCGCCGGACAGGCGCTGATCGTGAGCTCCTACCTCAACAAGACCAGCGACGTTTTCTACTATTTCCCCGGCCAGCGTCGCGTGCGCCGGATGCCGAGCTACTCCTACGACGCGCCGCAGGTCGGCTTCGA
Proteins encoded in this window:
- a CDS encoding c-type cytochrome translates to MAMTTTICRRAAAVVLCGLAAAVQAAGEGTTGEGAAFVQCAPCHAVSAGGAHGVGPNLYGVFGGDIAAAPGFVFSRALKKRPGRWTEAELHQWLEDPQAYAPGTKMAYAGLKDPVARQAVIDYLKARR
- a CDS encoding Cif family virulence factor, yielding MKFPTLSASLAACALSSAAIADDAADFDAALAERYRAVEAAIEARDGARWFRELYDDDIVLTGEGSPAAVRGRAALMPVIAEIVRTTRSCTLTPDPARGQSGALGYSFVTYDCAPDDASAPRYQVRALFVWARKVQGWRVVAETYLMGRM
- a CDS encoding DUF1329 domain-containing protein; this translates as MKFFKLTALACALLAGPAAMAADAASLGKELTPLGGERAANSDGSIPAWDEGGALKPGWTYGQPRGDFFKYKDDKPLFTIDASNADKYADKLSEGQIAVMKAFKNYKLEVYPSRRYCSSPDFVQANTKANVGSAKIGADGWSLAEATVPGVPFPLPKSGIEVLWNAKMKYAGVGLDMKALWIMLSPRSSGGDWIEAGSTQAYYYPWGKKGSHKLSELPPVEYHTYFNYTSPTALAGQALIVSSYLNKTSDVFYYFPGQRRVRRMPSYSYDAPQVGFENQYTLDEPRVFNGTPDRFDWKLVGKKEMYIGYNGFGMYDPNVDRRKVVTSDGVDPKATRYELHRVWVVEATVKDGVRHVAPKRRFYFDEDSWSLMAAEDYDAQGKLWKMRESFVIPVAETGSCDNPAFVQYDLNSGRVLFDQSGMGAGKDMSWSVEADDPKFKDAFYTPDNLRAISDR